The Flavobacterium sp. 102 genomic interval AAGACAGATGAACAACAACGATATATTTAAGAAGCTTAGAGTTGCTTTACAATTACGTGATGACCAAATAGTAGAAATCATGCAATTGGTAGATTTCAGAATTTCTGTGGCCGAATTGGGTGCTTTTTTCCGAGCTACCGATCATCCGAAATACATGGATTGTGGCGACCAAGTGTTGCGCAATTTCCTAAACGGTTTGGTCATTCATTTGCGCGGCACCAAAGAAGAACCGAAGAATGCGATGGATGTGATTAAACAAAATCAGGCCGAGGTAAAGAAAAATGTTGCTGAAAAGCCGAAAACAGAATTCAAGCCAAAAACGGAATTCAAAGCTAAACCTAAAACAGATTCTAAGAAAAAGCCTTTCAATCCAAAAGACAAAAAGCAAGCGCCAAAAGTCCAAGTGGTGGAAAAAGTCCAATATAAAAACGGTAAAAACAAAAAATCCTGAGTTGTCACTCAGGATTTTTTTATTCTAATCGTAATCGTTTCTGTTCTCTGGCGAGTAAAGTATTTTTCAATAACATCGCAATCGTCATTGGTCCAACGCCGCCCGGAACCGGTGTGATATACGAAGCTTTTTTGGATACAAATTCAAAATCGACATCACCGGTAATTCGGTAACCTCTTGGATCAGTATCATCGGCTACACGGGTAATACCGACGTCAATTACGACCGCATCATCTTTAATCATTTCGGCTTTCAGATAATTCGGGACACCTAAAGCCGTGATAATAATATCGGCTTGTGTGGTGATTTGGGCTATATTTTTAGTGTAACTGTGTGTCAAGGTAACCGTTGAATTTCCCGGAAATCCTTTTCTGCCCATCAAAATACTCATTGGGCGACCAACAATGTGACTTCTTCCGATGACAACGGTGTGTTTTCCTTTGGTTTCTACGTTGTATCGTTCCAATAATTCCAGAATTCCAAATGGCGTCGCCGGAATAAAAGTCGTCATGTCCAAAGCCATTTTTCCGAAGTTTTCCGGGTGAAAACCATCAACATCTTTACTTGGGTCAATCGCCATCAAAACCCTTTGGGTATCAATTTGCTCCGGCAAAGGCAACTGCACGATGAAACCATCGATGTCGTCATTCTCGTTGAGTTCTTTAATCTTCTTCAACAACTCCGTTTCCGAAGTAGTGCTTGGCATTTTTACCAAAGTCGATTCAAAACCAACCAATTCACAGGCTTTTACTTTGCTCCCAACGTAAGTCAAACTCGCACCGTCATTACCGACAATTACTGCAGCCAAATGCGGTACTTTCTCACCATTGGCTTTCATTTTATTCACTTCAGCCATGATTTCTGCTTTGATGTCGTTGGAGACTTTCTTTCCGTCTAATAATTCCATGTAGCTATTTTGTTGTGTGTTGTTATAAAAAAATAAGACGCGATAAATCGCGTCTCTACATTATCTCATGCCTTTCATGCCGCCCATCATGCGCATTAAATTTTTGCCGCCACCGCCTTGCATCATCTTCATCATTTTGCTCATTTGATCGAATTGCTTGAGCAATTGGTTGACTTGTTCTATTTTGGTTCCGGAACCTTTAGCGATTCTGTTTTTTCTTTTCATATCAATGACAGCCGGTTTGGTTCTTTCTAAAGGTGTCATCGAGTGAATAATGGCCTCAATATGTTTGAACGCATCGTCTTCAATTTCAACATCTTTCAATGCTTTTCCGGCACCGGGAATCATTCCGACTAAGTCTTTCATGTTCCCCATTTTTTTCACTTGCTGGATTTGGGCTAGGAAATCGTCGAAACCAAATTCGTTTTTAGCGATTTTCTTTTGGAGTTTTCTCGCTTCCTCTTCATCATATTGCTCTTGTGCTCTTTCTACTAACGAAACAACGTCACCCATACCGAGGATTCTTTCCGCCATACGCGAAGGATAGAAAACATCGATGGCTTCCATTTTTTCACCGGTTCCGATGAATTTGATTGGTTTATCTACAACCGATTTAATCGAAATCGCAGCTCCACCGCGAGTATCGCCGTCTAATTTGGTTAAAATAACGCCATCAAAATTCAATCTGTCATTAAACGCTTTTGCTGTATTCACCGCATCTTGACCTGTCATCGAATCAACTACAAACAAAGTCTCTTGTGGTTTGATGGCGGCATGCACATTGGCAATCTCGTTCATCATTTCCTCGTCAATGGCCAAACGACCGGCAGTATCGACAATGACTACATTAAATCCGTTTGATTTAGCATATTGAATGGCATTTTGAGCAATAGAAACCGCATTTTTATTTTCCGGTTCTGAATAAACTTCTACTCCTATTTGGTCTCCAACCACGTGTAACTGGTTAATTGCCGCAGGACGATAGATATCACAAGCTACCAATAATGGTTTCTTTCCTTTTTTAGTTTTTAGATAATTGGCCAACTTTCCGGAGAAAGTCGTTTTACCCGAACCTTGTAAACCCGACATCAAAATAATCGAAGGCGTTCCTGACAAGTTGATTCCGGTTGCTTCGCCACCCATTAATTCAGTCAATTCGTCTTTTACGATTTTGACCATCAATTGTCCCGGTTGTAATGTAGTTAATACATTTTCACCAATAGCTTTGTCTTTAACTCTTGTGGTAAAATCTTTGGCAATTTTAAAATTAACATCGGCATCCAATAAAGCGCGACGTACTTCTTTTAAAGTCTCGGCTACATTGACTTCGGTGATTTTTCCATGTCCTTTTAGGATATGTAATGCTTTGTCTAGTTTATCACTTAAATTATTGAACATAATGGTATGCTTTGTTTTTTAATGAAGTGCAAATTTAAGGATTTGATTTAGAACTTCTATGCTTGACCAAATAAAAAAACCATCCTTTTTATCAGGATGGTTTTCAATCAATAACTCTATTTAAAATCAAACTCAATTCTTAGTAAAAACCAACGTATCTGTTCCGCCATTTCCACCACTGATATCAATTAATGAAATAGTTGTTGCAGTGTATGATACTATTTCCCAATCATCGGTAAGATCTGCAAAGTTAGCCGGTGTGGCAAACGCAATATTGAAATCTAAATCACTACTTGGACTGTCATCATTACTATCATCAGAAGTAACCGACCAAACTCCGGTGTAGGTATTGGTCCCATTGGTAGCTGTTAAAACATTACCTGTAGCAAAAGTAAAATTGTAACCTGTAAAATGGTTTGTCTCGTCGGTTCCAGAATCAACATAACTAGTAACTCTCCAAGTGCCATCGGTAGCGGTATTAATTACCGGTGTTGGATCTTGAGAAGAAGAAGAATCATCATCAGAACTACACATAGAGGCCACATTTAACATAAATAGGCAAAATAGGGCTGGAATTAAAATTAGTTTTTTCATTATTTATTCGTTTAAGTTAGTATTAATATTTAAAAAATCCATCACAAACATCAGTATTAAAAAGATAAAAATCCATATTAAAAACTGGTTCAAAAAATATTGCATTTTAGATATTTTGCTCGGTTCTTCTTTACATTTCAACTCATTATCAGAGGTTTTTTTAAACAAAAACTTCATAATCAATCTTAATTTTTAGTGAATGTTAAATAGTCGGTTCCACCATTACCACCACTGATATGTTTTAATCGGATTTGCGTTGCAGAAAACTCAATGATTCTCCAATCTTCTTCGATTTCATCTAAAATAGCACCATCAAAACTCAAGTCTAATTTATTTTCTCCGCTGTCAACATAAGTACTCCAAGTTCCATTAGTAGTCACTCCGTTTTTAACCGCAGTTGTTGTTCCATTAGTATTGAAAGTAAAATTATAACCGTTAAAATAAGCGGTTTCATTGTCATCATCTTCAGTGAAATAAGAGATATACCAACTGCCTGATATCAAAACGTCGGTAAAGGTTTGGTTTCCTGTTCCGCCACCGCCTGAATTGTCATCATCACAATCATCAATAGACTCTTCAATAAAATTTTCTAATTGACTATTAGAATTAATTGCTATAGTTTGTCCATTGAAATTAATAGCTGAAATAGGGTAATTAATCGCTGCATAAACATTGTTGGCTAGATTTGCCAAAAAGTTAAACAAGTTGCTGTTACTCGTAATCGTTACAGAATTGGCCAACTGATTGTTACTATCGTAAACATTAATTGTGAATGGATAAACCAAAGTGATGCAGTCAATTTCATCAAAACCATCATCATCACCACAATCGTCTAAAACATCCTCTAAATCATCCGCATCTTGCAAAACATCGGTTTGAAAATTTTGGTATCGGATTGTTATCGGATACACAAAATTGACCAAATCATCATCGTTTGAAAATTCATCAATTGCATCCTGAACCGTTTGGTAATCGGCATCGTCTGAAACGAGTATTTGTTGACCGTTTACAATCACTGTTACCGGCAATTGGACACTAAAACAACTCGAGTTGTCTAATATATTATCCATTGACGTTGGGTTTTGAGAAGTTCGCGACAACAAACCTGCTATCGGTGAATCAAGCACAAAACTTTCGGTTTCGTCCTGAATAATGGTTTCTTCTTCTTTTTGGCAACTGCCGAAGGAGAAAAATATAAAGCCAAAGATTATATATCGCAATGCATTCATAAAATGATAATAGGTTTAGCTCCACTCCGTTCGCCTTTGGCTCGGGTTGGTTTGAAGATAAAACAAGCAATCGTAAAATTACCCTACTTTAATTGAAAAAAATAATTATTTTTACCAAAGACTTAGCCACTAAATTGTATGTCAAACAAGGAATTATCAGGGATTTGCAAGGAAAATGTTTTTTCCGGTTTTTTTAAAAGTCATGCTAAAGCATTGCGAAATTATCTCTATTACAAATTTGGCAACGAAGATCAAGCCGAAGATGTAACCCAAGAAGCCTTCATCAAATTGTGGCAAAATTGTGCCGATGTTCCCATTGAAAAAGCCAAATCCTATGTCTACACCATTGCCAACAATGCTTCTTTAAACGTAATCGCGCACCAAAAAGTGGTTTTAAATTATGCAAAAAGTTCGCCCAACAAAGATACCACTAATGAAAGTCCGGAGTTTATCTTAGAAGAAGACGAATTCAAATCGAAACTTTTAAAAGCGATAGGCAAGCTCAATGAAACCCAACGTGTGGCTTTTTTGATGCATCGAATTGACGGAAAAAAATATGCAGAAATCGCAACTGAATTAGACATTTCGATAAAAGCGGTGGAAAAACGTATCCATTTGGCTTTGGTGGAATTGCGTAAAGAGTTTGATCATTTTAAGTAGGGTAAAATAAAGTAAATCTGTTTCAGTATTGAAATGCAGAAGATTATGGAAGAAAATTACAAATTAGCGAAGTGGCTGTCCGGAGAAATGAGCGAAGATGAATTGGCTGCATTTGAAGCGGAGCCTGACTTTGTCATTTATAACAAAATCAAAAAATACGCTTCGGAATTGGAAACGCCCAATTTTGATGAGAACAAAACTTTGTCCACCATTTTGGCTTCACCAAAGAAAGAAATCAAAACGGTTTCGCTTGCTCAAAATTGGTTCTTCAGAATCGCGGCCGTTTTAGTGATTGGATTGGGATTGTTCATTGGCTACCAAAACTTTGCCACTTCAACGGAATATGCTGAAAATGGTGTTCAAAACTCATTTACTTTACCTGACAATTCAGAAGTGGTTCTGAATTCCGGTTCCAAAATAGAATATAAAAAATGGAATTGGGAGAACCATCGAGCGCTCGAACTCAATGGAGAAGCTTATTTCAAAGTCGCCAAAGGTCAAAAATTTGAAGTCCATACTTCACTCGGAAAAGTGACTGTTCTCGGAACGCAATTCAATGTAAAACAGCGAGAAAACCGCTTTGACGTGACTTGTTATGAAGGTAAAGTCAAAGTAGATTATGGGGAAACTGAAATTATTATTACCAAAGGCATGAGCATAGCTTTTGAAGATGGAAAATCCATTACAATTCCCGAAAATGCGATTCAAAATCCGGAATGGTTGAATAACGAAATGGTTTTTTATCAAGCTAATTTAAAATCAATTATAGGTGAATTCGAACGTCGTTTTAATGTAACTTTGGAATTGAAATCAAATGACAATTCACAATTATTTACCGGAACGATACCTTCGGAAAATATTGATATTGCGTTACAGATTTTGGCCACCACTTATCATTTAGAACCTACTAAAGTGAGTAAAAACAAAATCATCTTAAAAGCGGTTAATGCTCAAAAATAGATTAGCCTATTCCTTTTTTATTTTTCTTTTTTCAGTTGCCCAATGTTTGGCGCAAGGAGAAAAGAAGGCTATTCCATTGAAAAATATTTTGGCTCAAATCACTCAGCAACATGAGGTAAAATTCAGTTATATAGAAGATGAAATTATCGTTTATGCTATTGTTCCGCCGGAAAAAAATTGGTCTTTAGAACAAACCATTGCTTATCTGAAAAAAGAAACCAAACTACAGTTCAAACAGATTACCCAAAAATATTACACCATTTTTAACGACCAAAAATTAGACAAACCGCTTTGTGGTTTTTTACTTGATGTCGAAACCGGAAAAGGAATTGAAAATGCGTTACTTAAAATCGATAAAACAGCGATTTCAGTTTTCACTAATGAAACCGGCTATTTTGAATTGCCCAAAGTTTCTTCAGATTTAATTGAAGTACAGCACCAAAGCTATCAATCATTTACCATCAATCCCGAAGATTTAAATGTTGTTAATTGTCCGAAATTTAAATTGCAAGCCATTACGCAAACCCTTGAAGAAGTGGTGGCGCAAAGATATTTGGCGACAGGAATCAGCAAAAAAAATGATGGTTCAATAGAAGTAAAACCAAAGAAATTCGGCATTTTACCCGGTTTAATTGAGCCTGATGTTTTGCAAACGATGCAACAAGTTCCTGGCATTATCAGCATCGATGAAACGATTTCCAACATCAATGTTCGCGGCGGAACGCATGACCAAAACCTGTTTCTTTGGAATGGTATTCGGATGTTTCAAACCGGACATTTTTTTGGTTTGATATCGGCTTTTAATCCTTCATTGGCACAAACCATTTCGATTACCAAAAACGGTAGTTCTGCTTTTTTTGGCGAAAGTGTTTCGAGTTTGGTAGACATTTCTTCAAGAACCAGTACGGTAGAAAAGACCAATAGCAGTATTAGCACAAACCTTATCAGCGTTGAGTTTTATACTAAATTAAAAGTTTCAGAAAAAGCGAATTTAACTTTGTCTGCCAGACGTTCTTTGACTGATATTTTCCAATCTCCGACTTATAAAAACTATAGTGATCGAATATTTCAAAATAGCGTTATTACCGATTTGAACAACAATGAAATTGTGAATTACAAAAGCGAAGTCGAATTTTATTTTTATGATATTACAACTCAATTCCAGCAAAAGATTGGTACCAAAAACGAATTGAATATTGATGTTATTGCTATTGAAAATACTTTACAATTCAATCAAGCTTCGACAGATTTGAATAGAAACAGCCAATTAGAACAAGAAAATTTTGGCGCCACCATTCAATGGAAAACCAATTGGAATGCAAAACACAGCACGGAATTCAAAGGTTATTTTTCGAGTTATGACTTGAATTCATCTTATAAAACTTTGGAAAGCAATCAGATATTAGACCAAAAAAACCAAGTCCTTGACACCGGATTTCAAGTTAGGCACTCCAATACCATTTCAAAACAATTTACTTTTAATTCCGGTTATCAATTTAATGAAACCGGCGTTACCAATTATGACAAAGTCAATCTGCCACTATTCTCGAGAACGATTACCAATGTATTGCTGACGCATGTTGGAATCGCAGAAGGTATTTTTGAAACTGTAAATAAAAAAACTTTTCTAAAAGCCGGTATGCGTGCGAACTACTTTGACAAGTTTGATTCCTTTATTTTGGAACCGAGACTTCAATTCAATCAAGCTTTGACTTCTGAATTGAGGTTTGAGATTTTAGGCGAACAAAAAAGCCAAACGCTTTCGCAAATTATCGACTTACAACAAGATTTTTTGGGTGTTGAAAAGAGACGATGGACATTGGCTAACAATTCAACTATTCCTATTCAAAAGAGCAATCAGGTTTCGTTAGGTTTGAGTTATAAAAAGAACAATTGGTTGTTGACTTTGGACAATTTCTATAAAAAAATCACCGGAATTACCAGTAGCAGTCAGGGATTTCAAAACCAATTTGAATTGGAAAAAACCATAGGCGACTATCAAGTTTTGGGAACTGAATTTTTGATTCAAAAATCATTTAATCGATTTTACACTTGGATGAGTTACTCTTATAATGACAATAAATATGATTTTGAAGCCTTATCAAGTACTACTTTTCCAAACAATTATGCCATTACTCATGCCATTTCTTGGGCCGGAATTTATGAATGGAATAAATTGAAATTAGCTTTAGGAACCAAATGGCATA includes:
- a CDS encoding DUF1456 family protein, which produces MNNNDIFKKLRVALQLRDDQIVEIMQLVDFRISVAELGAFFRATDHPKYMDCGDQVLRNFLNGLVIHLRGTKEEPKNAMDVIKQNQAEVKKNVAEKPKTEFKPKTEFKAKPKTDSKKKPFNPKDKKQAPKVQVVEKVQYKNGKNKKS
- a CDS encoding bifunctional 5,10-methylenetetrahydrofolate dehydrogenase/5,10-methenyltetrahydrofolate cyclohydrolase, whose product is MELLDGKKVSNDIKAEIMAEVNKMKANGEKVPHLAAVIVGNDGASLTYVGSKVKACELVGFESTLVKMPSTTSETELLKKIKELNENDDIDGFIVQLPLPEQIDTQRVLMAIDPSKDVDGFHPENFGKMALDMTTFIPATPFGILELLERYNVETKGKHTVVIGRSHIVGRPMSILMGRKGFPGNSTVTLTHSYTKNIAQITTQADIIITALGVPNYLKAEMIKDDAVVIDVGITRVADDTDPRGYRITGDVDFEFVSKKASYITPVPGGVGPMTIAMLLKNTLLAREQKRLRLE
- the ffh gene encoding signal recognition particle protein, with amino-acid sequence MFNNLSDKLDKALHILKGHGKITEVNVAETLKEVRRALLDADVNFKIAKDFTTRVKDKAIGENVLTTLQPGQLMVKIVKDELTELMGGEATGINLSGTPSIILMSGLQGSGKTTFSGKLANYLKTKKGKKPLLVACDIYRPAAINQLHVVGDQIGVEVYSEPENKNAVSIAQNAIQYAKSNGFNVVIVDTAGRLAIDEEMMNEIANVHAAIKPQETLFVVDSMTGQDAVNTAKAFNDRLNFDGVILTKLDGDTRGGAAISIKSVVDKPIKFIGTGEKMEAIDVFYPSRMAERILGMGDVVSLVERAQEQYDEEEARKLQKKIAKNEFGFDDFLAQIQQVKKMGNMKDLVGMIPGAGKALKDVEIEDDAFKHIEAIIHSMTPLERTKPAVIDMKRKNRIAKGSGTKIEQVNQLLKQFDQMSKMMKMMQGGGGKNLMRMMGGMKGMR
- a CDS encoding RNA polymerase sigma factor; the protein is MSNKELSGICKENVFSGFFKSHAKALRNYLYYKFGNEDQAEDVTQEAFIKLWQNCADVPIEKAKSYVYTIANNASLNVIAHQKVVLNYAKSSPNKDTTNESPEFILEEDEFKSKLLKAIGKLNETQRVAFLMHRIDGKKYAEIATELDISIKAVEKRIHLALVELRKEFDHFK
- a CDS encoding FecR family protein; translation: MEENYKLAKWLSGEMSEDELAAFEAEPDFVIYNKIKKYASELETPNFDENKTLSTILASPKKEIKTVSLAQNWFFRIAAVLVIGLGLFIGYQNFATSTEYAENGVQNSFTLPDNSEVVLNSGSKIEYKKWNWENHRALELNGEAYFKVAKGQKFEVHTSLGKVTVLGTQFNVKQRENRFDVTCYEGKVKVDYGETEIIITKGMSIAFEDGKSITIPENAIQNPEWLNNEMVFYQANLKSIIGEFERRFNVTLELKSNDNSQLFTGTIPSENIDIALQILATTYHLEPTKVSKNKIILKAVNAQK
- a CDS encoding TonB-dependent receptor plug domain-containing protein, with product MLKNRLAYSFFIFLFSVAQCLAQGEKKAIPLKNILAQITQQHEVKFSYIEDEIIVYAIVPPEKNWSLEQTIAYLKKETKLQFKQITQKYYTIFNDQKLDKPLCGFLLDVETGKGIENALLKIDKTAISVFTNETGYFELPKVSSDLIEVQHQSYQSFTINPEDLNVVNCPKFKLQAITQTLEEVVAQRYLATGISKKNDGSIEVKPKKFGILPGLIEPDVLQTMQQVPGIISIDETISNINVRGGTHDQNLFLWNGIRMFQTGHFFGLISAFNPSLAQTISITKNGSSAFFGESVSSLVDISSRTSTVEKTNSSISTNLISVEFYTKLKVSEKANLTLSARRSLTDIFQSPTYKNYSDRIFQNSVITDLNNNEIVNYKSEVEFYFYDITTQFQQKIGTKNELNIDVIAIENTLQFNQASTDLNRNSQLEQENFGATIQWKTNWNAKHSTEFKGYFSSYDLNSSYKTLESNQILDQKNQVLDTGFQVRHSNTISKQFTFNSGYQFNETGVTNYDKVNLPLFSRTITNVLLTHVGIAEGIFETVNKKTFLKAGMRANYFDKFDSFILEPRLQFNQALTSELRFEILGEQKSQTLSQIIDLQQDFLGVEKRRWTLANNSTIPIQKSNQVSLGLSYKKNNWLLTLDNFYKKITGITSSSQGFQNQFELEKTIGDYQVLGTEFLIQKSFNRFYTWMSYSYNDNKYDFEALSSTTFPNNYAITHAISWAGIYEWNKLKLALGTKWHSGRPITTPTSFTVTETNPNIVYNSPNNSRLKDYFQVNFSASKDWKLSSKVTLQTAASILNLLNAKNSLNRFYRVNTTDNSVESVDTYSLEMTPNFNVKLSF